The Aquidulcibacter paucihalophilus genome has a window encoding:
- the gyrB gene encoding DNA topoisomerase (ATP-hydrolyzing) subunit B, with protein sequence MTDQTPTARNEDTAEEAAYGADSIKVLKGLDAVRKRPGMYIGDTDDGSGLHHMVYEVVDNAIDEALAGHADLVQVILNADGSVTVTDNGRGIPTDIHEGEGVSAAEVIMTQLHAGGKFDQNSYKVSGGLHGVGVSVVNALSDWLKLVIYRNGKRHEMKFARGDTVESLKVTGDAPMRDNGKVLSGTEVTFFPSVTTFAHIDFDLKTLEHRLRELAFLNSGVVIKLQDHRGAEPFEEILHYEGGVEAFVRHLDKSKSPILKDVIVIRGKKEGIEIDLALWWNDSYHETMLCFTNNIPQRDGGTHLSAFRASLTRVMGGYIDAAGAAKKEKVSVSGEDAREGLTCVLSVKVPDPKFSSQTKDKLVSSEVRPAVEGLCSEGLSTWFEEHPVEAKAVVAKIIEAAAAREAARKARDLTRRKTSMDMASLPGKLADCQERDPAKSELFIVEGDSAGGSAKQARNRENQAVLPLRGKILNVERARFDRMLSSELIGTLILALGTGIGRDDFNADKLRYHKIILMADADVDGAHIRTLLLTFFYRQMPELIERGHVYIAQPPLYKVSKGKQSRYLKDQSEMDSYLIEEGSSEAELDLPTGERRTGLDLQSLVREAKAFKAGVDRLSQRAPAFAIEQSALAGLFDEEAADPSKAAARLNLYAEEGDGDWTGQAGAQGAVAFERVRRAVTERIVLEEALIRSLDARRLSERSAAFEGLFDKPAVFRRKDKAVTVRGPLDLLEAVLDAGKKGIAIQRYKGLGEMNPEQLWETTLDVNARTLLKVQVEHQEDASDLFAKLMGDVVEPRREFIQANALDAAVDA encoded by the coding sequence ATGACCGACCAGACCCCGACCGCGCGTAACGAAGACACCGCCGAAGAGGCCGCCTACGGCGCCGATTCCATCAAGGTCCTGAAGGGCCTGGACGCGGTGCGCAAACGCCCCGGCATGTATATCGGCGACACCGACGACGGCTCGGGCCTGCACCACATGGTCTATGAGGTGGTCGACAACGCCATCGACGAGGCCCTGGCCGGCCACGCCGACCTGGTCCAGGTCATCCTCAATGCCGACGGCTCGGTCACCGTGACCGACAACGGCCGCGGCATCCCCACCGACATCCACGAGGGCGAGGGCGTCTCGGCGGCCGAGGTCATCATGACCCAGCTGCACGCGGGCGGTAAATTCGACCAGAATTCCTACAAGGTCTCCGGCGGCCTGCACGGCGTCGGCGTCTCGGTCGTCAATGCGCTTTCGGACTGGCTCAAGCTGGTCATCTACCGCAACGGCAAACGCCATGAGATGAAGTTCGCCCGCGGCGACACGGTCGAGAGCCTCAAGGTCACCGGCGACGCCCCGATGCGCGACAATGGCAAGGTCCTGTCCGGCACCGAGGTCACCTTCTTCCCCTCGGTCACCACCTTCGCCCACATCGATTTCGATCTGAAGACGCTCGAGCACCGCCTGCGCGAGCTGGCCTTCCTCAACTCGGGCGTGGTCATCAAGCTGCAGGATCACCGCGGGGCCGAGCCCTTCGAGGAAATCCTGCACTATGAGGGCGGCGTCGAGGCCTTCGTGCGCCACCTGGACAAGTCCAAGTCGCCCATCCTCAAGGACGTCATCGTCATCCGCGGCAAGAAGGAAGGGATCGAGATCGATCTCGCCCTGTGGTGGAACGACAGCTACCACGAGACCATGCTGTGCTTCACGAACAACATCCCCCAGCGGGATGGAGGCACCCACCTGTCGGCCTTCCGCGCCAGCCTGACCCGCGTCATGGGCGGCTATATCGACGCCGCCGGAGCCGCCAAGAAGGAGAAGGTTTCGGTCTCGGGCGAGGACGCCCGCGAGGGCCTGACCTGCGTCCTGTCGGTCAAGGTGCCGGACCCCAAATTCTCGTCCCAAACCAAGGACAAGCTGGTCTCGTCCGAGGTGCGTCCCGCCGTTGAGGGCCTGTGCTCCGAAGGTCTCTCGACCTGGTTCGAGGAACATCCCGTCGAGGCCAAGGCCGTCGTCGCCAAGATCATCGAGGCCGCCGCTGCCCGTGAGGCCGCGCGCAAGGCCCGCGACCTGACCCGCCGCAAGACCTCAATGGATATGGCCTCCCTGCCCGGCAAGCTGGCCGACTGTCAGGAACGCGATCCTGCCAAGTCCGAACTGTTCATCGTCGAGGGCGATTCCGCCGGCGGCTCGGCCAAACAGGCCCGCAACCGCGAAAACCAGGCTGTCCTGCCCCTGCGTGGCAAGATCCTCAACGTCGAGCGCGCCCGCTTCGACCGCATGCTGTCGTCAGAACTGATCGGGACCCTGATCCTGGCGCTCGGCACCGGCATCGGCCGTGACGACTTCAACGCCGACAAGCTGCGCTATCACAAGATCATCCTGATGGCCGACGCCGACGTCGACGGCGCCCACATCCGGACCCTGCTGCTGACCTTCTTCTACCGGCAGATGCCGGAGCTGATCGAGCGCGGGCACGTCTATATCGCCCAGCCGCCGCTCTACAAGGTCTCCAAGGGCAAGCAGTCGCGCTACCTCAAGGACCAGTCCGAGATGGACTCCTACCTCATCGAGGAGGGCTCGTCCGAGGCCGAGCTGGACCTGCCCACCGGCGAACGCCGCACCGGCCTGGACCTGCAATCGCTCGTCCGCGAGGCCAAGGCCTTCAAGGCCGGGGTCGATCGTCTGTCGCAACGCGCCCCCGCCTTCGCCATTGAACAGTCGGCCCTCGCCGGCCTGTTCGACGAAGAGGCCGCCGACCCGTCGAAGGCCGCCGCTCGCCTCAACCTCTACGCCGAGGAAGGCGATGGCGACTGGACGGGCCAGGCGGGTGCCCAGGGGGCCGTGGCCTTCGAACGCGTCCGCCGCGCCGTCACCGAACGGATCGTGCTGGAAGAGGCCCTGATCCGCTCACTGGACGCCCGCCGTCTGTCCGAGCGCTCGGCCGCCTTCGAGGGCCTGTTCGACAAGCCGGCGGTGTTCCGCCGCAAGGACAAGGCCGTCACCGTCCGCGGCCCGCTGGACCTGCTCGAAGCGGTGCTCGACGCCGGCAAGAAGGGCATCGCAATCCAGCGCTACAAGGGCCTGGGCGAGATGAACCCGGAGCAGCTGTGGGAGACCACGCTCGACGTCAACGCCCGCACCCTGCTGAAGGTGCAGGTCGAGCATCAGGAAGACGCGTCGGACCTGTTCGCCAAGCTGATGGGCGACGTGGTCGAACCCCGCCGCGAGTTCATCCAGGCCAATGCGCTGGATGCGGCGGTCGACGCCTGA